From bacterium:
CATTACGAAGCGGTTCCTAAGAATATCGCGGAAGAAATCATCGCCAAGTCGCAAGGACGATAACGGGAGGGCTTATGGCAAAAGAAAAATTCGAGCGAACGAAGCCGCACGTGAACGTTGGGACGATCGGGCACGTGGACCACGGGAAGACGACATTGACGGCGGCGATCACGAAGGTGCTGGCGGCGAAGGGGAAGGCGAAGTTCATGGCGTACGATCAG
This genomic window contains:
- a CDS encoding GTP-binding protein, whose amino-acid sequence is MAKEKFERTKPHVNVGTIGHVDHGKTTLTAAITKVLAAKGKAKFMAYDQ